tcagTTTGTCAAAGAATCATCTTTCTGTCGTTGTCATAGAATTTCGACTGAATATAACTTCTCATTCTACCTTTAAAAACGAGATGCTCCTATTTATTTCCGGAAAATTTGTTGGGACTTCTGCAAATGAACGAAATCAATTATGACGGAATTAGTTCTGATCTGTTTCCATTTAGCTGTCATCGCGGGGTTCTGGATCTTGTTCTACCATGTCATGATGTGGGCCCTAGTGATTTTATTGCCTAATAATATTCATGTTGTCTGTTTAATTTTCTATTTGTAAATTGCTTTCTGCTTCCAATTGGGAGAAAGAAATCTTCCTTATCATCTTCAGTGAGAGGTTGAGACTAGAATCAGTTGctttatgtatgtatgcatgttgAGATTGAGGCTTGGTCATTTCCTCAATCAGAATTCTTGTCTGCTTTTACGCTGTGTTGTTGAGATATGTcgtttcatatttaattttctagTTTGACATAAGTGTTTTTTTCTCTTGTTCCTTAGTTGTTATGGAAAGTGGATCCTCTTGCTGAATGCATTCTCTGTATTTCTTACCAGATTAGCCGCCGGGTTTTTGAGTTGGTAAGAAGTGAAGCTTCTTACAGTTCACTTCTTCAACAGGGAAGTGAGACATTGAATTCTGATGGTTTGAGATGGAACTCTGAAAAGGAAGATGCCTATTCTAACTTTAATGACTTCCAAAGAGCAGAGGCAGGCAGCCGTTTAACTTCAAACGAAGATGATAGAAATAAGGGTATACCATTTGAGCTGTACAAAAGACGTACATCTGTAGTTGTTAAAAGAGAAGCTTTCTTAGATGTTGTCTGTGATGCTCTGGCTGAATACAAGTATGTTGGTCCTAACCAGAGGGCTGACTTGGTTCTGGCATGCAGGTATTGTATGACTACTTATACTTGCAATAAGAAATTGCTATAATGTATGTCATAAATTCAATTCTTGCATGGGGAATATGCCCCAATTCGTTTAAATTTCCTCTTCTCTTGCAAACTTCTAGAGGTGATTGTGTTGTGATAGCATGGAGATTTGTAATTCACACTTTTTTATTGTGTCTTATTTGACATGACAAAACATTCCTAGAATATATTTCAATAGATAGACTATTCAAGCATGATTTTCTTTATTATCACAAGTACCAAGTAAATTTTTAATGTAAGGTGTATTGTCTCCCATTGTAATTGTATTTGGTCTTCATTGCAGAATCCGAGAGAAGAAGGAATCTGTTACTGTGCTGTTGTGTGGCACTAGTGGTTGTGGCAAATCTACTTTGTCTGCTTTGCTGGTATCTTTATTTTACATATCTACAATTTGCGTGGTGCTAGTGGCTCTCTAACTACATTCTCTTACATCGCTAATCTTTGTGCTTTTGATAATTACATGCAGGGTAGTAGGTTGGGAATTACAACTGTGATTTCAACAGACTCTATTCGTCACATGATGCGGAGTTTTGTAAATGAGAAGGAAAATCCTTTACTCTGGGCTTCAACCTACCATGCTGGGGAGTGCTTGGATCCTGTGGCTGTTACAGAAGCTAAGGctaaaaaaagagcaaaaaagtTGGCTGGCATTTCTCAGTCACTGTCGAAGAGTGAGCTAGCTGATCTTACTTCAGCTGGCAAGTCTGATGCCAGGCCAGGGGAGAGTAATTCTACTGGTACTGAATTGATCGGTCCCAGACAGATGGCAGTCGAAGGATTCAAGGCACAAAGTGAGATGGTCATTGACAGTCTAGACAGACTAATTACTGCATGGGAAGAGAGGAAAGAGTCTGTAGTAGTCGAGGGTGTTCACCTAAGCCTTAATTTTGTTGTAAGTAGACATTTGGCTGTTTCCCTGCCATCGGATCTCATtgcctcttttattttttatatttattctttatcttcATGTGCAGATGGGGCTTATGAAGAAACACCCCTCAATCATACCATTCATGATTTACATTACAAATGAAGACAAACACTTGGAAAGATTTGCAGTTCGTGCGAAGTACATGACATTGGACCCTGCTAAAAATAAGTATGTGAAGTATATAAGGAATATCAGGACAATACAAGATTATCTATGTAAACGAGCTGACAAGCATTTTGTCCCCAAAATAAACAACACAAATGTTGACAAAAGTGTGGCAGCCATACATGCAACAGTTTTCAGTTGCCTCCGTAGGCGCGAAGCTGGGGAGACACTGTATGATCCTATAACAAATACAGTCACTGTCATTGATGAGGAATACCGGAATCAGTGTGCTGCCAATTCACTGAGCTCCAAGGGTATGTTTCAATTGATCCACAGGAGTGGTTCTTCTAGGCAACTAATGGCTCTTCTTAACAAAGATGGATCTGTGGCGAAGGCTTGGTCAGTTGAATCCATTGATAGTAATGGGAGGCCCATCTCTGGCCATGGAACTGAGGGTTTGAGTGGCATGCCCTTGTATGGACCTTTAACAATCAGCAAGGCTGAACCTGTTAATCTTCAATTTGGCCACTATGGAATTAGTGCCTGGCCTAGTGATGGAGGCACAAGTCATGCTGGAAGTGTAGATGAGTCGAGATTTGATGGGACTGATAATGGCAGTAGATGCCAATCTTCCTGCTGCAGCTCACCAAGAATGTCTGATGGTCCTTCAAAGGAGGTAGTATCTTAcagtttttttcttttccttttagaAATTTCTTTATCAATGCTTGTAGTTATCTTTGATGTGCAAATGTCAAATGAGATGAACAAAAAAAACTGAATTTACTTTTAATGCTACTAGTCTTAATTATTATTGCTTTATTATATTAGGCTCagtttttttattctatttctgtCTGACAGCTAATGGAGGAAAACTCAGTGTTCGGCAGTGATGAAGAAGTTGACGATCCACCCGAGGTGGACAGTGATGAGGATTTTAGTGATGACGGTGACAAACGAGACCTTGAAGAGGTATGACAATGAACTTGTGTTAGATTGTCCAAGAGATGAAAAATGTATATCATAATGACATTGGTTTTAGAGAGAATTTGCAAGCTACGCAATTATACCTAGAGGAGTTATTATTAGTTCGTTATATATGTTGTTTTATGACATTCATTTTGTGAAAGTTGAATGATTGAAATGGCATTAAGTTCCTACAGCTTTAAGATTGGGAATGAAtgctactaaaaattttattgatttctgTTGTATAGGTAGGTTCTGTTGATGAGGGGTCAACAAAGTCGGATGAAGAGTATGATGACCTGGCAATGCAGGATGTGTGGGACCAAGCAATCCACACAAGAGAGGATCAATATAACAACAATTTGAATGCCTACCATAAAAGCGGAGGAGAGCAGTTGTCTGAGCCACTCTGCTATTACCACCCTTCGGTGTTATGGAGAAGGATGAGAGGGGATTGTCATTAGGTAATGTGCAGACAACAAAACCCTCCCTCGGCATTCCGCCCTTGAGGAATAATAATGGATCCATAATCAGTGATCCCATTCTTTCTGGGGCTCCTTAGAATTAGCGGAACAAATTTTGTTCATCGCATTTTAGTTTTATAACTAATCTTTTCCTGGCTTTGTGTAATTTACCGGGTCATTTAATTTACTCTCATGTTGGGAAAGGGCAATGATGCTTTAAAAAGCGAGGATTCCAGTAACCATTTTATCCCTCGCCAGCACCccccaaaaaaaatcattatgtGGGATGCCAACAGGACTTATATAAAAAGAAACACAAagaaagcaaaataaaataaaatagttccAAGCCCAACTAGTTCATCGCACCTAAATCCTCACAACGCAGTGATGATGGAAGATTTCAACATGTATATAAATGGAGCAAAGAAAACTGTTCTCCATTCATGTTTCAGAGTAGCTCCGTACTGTTCATTTTAAGCCCTCTTTTGTCAATAAATGAGCTACTCTATGAGCATGAATGAGCCTACACTATCTGAAATGTTTGATTAGAACTTTCCATCTTCAATATGGGCATTGATCTTATGTGCTGAGCTTTTTAATTATTGAGAGAGAATCTCTTTCAATTTCGATCTGACGCAAATACTAAAAGCCTAATTACATGCCAATGCATTTACTACAAAAACGTCAAATACGTTTTTATTGTTATAAACCCATGCTGCCATTATTTGTTTCTCATGATTTCTGCTAATCACTCCTGCGCTTGCTTGGTTCAATGTTTACAGAAACCCCACATTGAAATTGAGTTTGACCAAGGGGCAATAAGCGGTGACCAGGTTATTGTAATAAGAACCAGTGATGAAGCTACCATGGAAATCAAATTAAACTCACAGAAAAAAGAGACGGTGAAGGTATGAGTCTCTTTAGCACCTTCATGGATATGTGCTCTAACCATTCTgtcaagttaaaaaaatatagagataaaaaacactatatatacattttttttcattGACGTTCTAGGTAGGAAAaatgtaaaatctaaaaaaaaaaaacaaaattgtcTGTTCATTACTCAGTAGAGttgaaaaaatatgaaagaaaaataaataaaacatatttaaatttgcataaatttgAACTTACATCTCTCCATTTCTCTcctcttataattttttattatgtattaaaatgaaaaatagtcaactcttttattttcttgaatACCAAACacactcaaattttattttcttttcacttttcctTCCAGTTTTTCACTCAACCTTAGCATGAAGGGTGAACAAcaagaaagaagagagaaaacaTGCAGGAAAAAAGCAATAATTCTTTACAAGTGGAAATGCTAATTGTCTAGGAGGAAATTGGAATACAAATCTTATTGCATAAACAATTAGGCGGGTGAACTACATCATCTAGGATGTCAATTCAAGACACGAATCCTACGTTAACATTGTATATATTGGCGTTGGAGCACTTAGATGCATCTGATACAAAAATGCTCAACCAAATCAAATAAGTTCCAAGTCACTGAGTAACATTATGAGTCTCATGACGCAGCATCCCCACTCCTGCACTATTAGCTGATTGCAGATGTGAAGCTTACCATCTTCGGGCATATACCCCTTTTAATCATTATGTTCATAAGCATCTTTGCTTTCTCAGTCTGATAAGTTTCACACAATATTTCCCCCATCTGATTAAATACAGCTATATCAGCTTGAAACCCTTTCCTCTCCATATCGATTCGCAACTCAAAAGCTTCATCAGCCATTCCATTCTGGCAAAATCTATCAATCAACATGTCATACATAACCTTGTCCAACTCAAATCCCATCTTTTGCATCTCCTCCACATACTTCATAGCCACTTCCATTCCTCCAACCTTAGAGTACCAATTTATTATAGGGCAAAATGTATCAGCATTTGGCTTTACACCTCTATCCCTCATTCTGCCTAACAACAATAACACACTCTCTATCGCTCCTAATTTACAATACCCATTTATcatcaaattaaacaaataagtATCAACTCTCAAACCCTTGTCATGCATCTCCATGACCAACCTTTCAGCTGCTTCAATTTTCCTATAGCTTGAATACCCATCAATCAGAAATTTATATGTCTCCACATTAAATCCTACTCCCCCTTTTCTCATCAAACCTAACACCAAATCCAACTCCTCAAAGTCCCATCTTTTTACACACGAATCTATCAATATATTAAAAGTTATTACATTAGGTTTAATCCCTCTGCCAGACATCTCCTCCATTATCTCTCTAGCTTTCTTTATATCCCCATTTCTACACATTCCATCAATCACACATGTCAATGAATAAACAGAAATTTCAAGACCTGATTGTACCATTTGACCAAAGAAATCTAAAACCAACCCCAATTCATCCGCTTTCTTAAGAGTATTTAAATGAACAGTACAAGTTCTCTCATTGATCTTAATCCCATTATCCTTCATATAATCAAATGTCTTGGATGCCTCACTAAAATTCCCATTATCAGAGTaaactttaagcatgaaattaaaCAACTTTGTGGTAACTTTAGACTCAAAACAGCAATTCTCAACAGCGGAAGCTATAACAAGAAAAGGGTACCTGAGATTCTCATCAACAGACAGAGTTTTCAACATGGCTTCAGCATCGGCAAACAGCCTGGCTTTCAGGAGTCTAGAAATAAGGATCAAGTGATCCTGAAGATGGGGTTTGAAGGAAAGCAAAGATTGGTTATTGGCAACAAAGTTGAAGAAACGAAAGCACTTGGAGGCTTTGAGATCTGGGTAAGAGAGGATATCACGAAAAGTGGTGGGGGTGAGAGAGGGGAGAGCAGAGGCATCGAGGGGGGTGGAAGGTTTTAGAAAGTGGGAGATAAAGTCGGGAAGGTGTTGAAAGTGTTTGGGGGAAAGGGTTGAAGCCGAGGATTTCTTAACAGTTTTGAGGGTGTTGAGAAAGTTTTGGAGAGTCATTTGGAGTTGGGGACCCAAGTGGACTGCCAATACCTCTAAATCaatccttcttttcttttttcacaaaTCACCTCTCAAGAGTCTTACATAAATATTCATCTAAAttatacttttaaataatttataaataaattattgatttagaagaaaaaaaggaCAATTTCCTTTTCTGAATTTGAGggataaattgtttatttaaattcttaaaatccATTAAGGATGAATCATTCTCAACTATTTATATGTTTGTATTCAGGATTTCAATCTCTTCTCTAAATCATATTACTGTAAAATTGAATTCAGGTGTCCTCTCAGCTTGGATTTCGGTTCTGCTTCACCACCTTCTTTCTCGGGCTGTGACTGAATCTAAAACTGGGCCTAATCTGTTGGTTTCTTGTTGAAGGGACTTACCTTTTTGTTTTGCttgctttttaatttttatttattaatagaataaaaagttattattttaattataatttgtaaattctattattattttatttcagtctttttttttttggtgaaaaaaaacATCAGTTACATAAAGCAACCATTCGTTTTATCTGCTTGAATTGAATCTAAAAAATCCTTGGGAGCCTCATCCATAATTTGTAAGCTTGATTTCCAACTTAAACCGAGTTTAGCGAGACGATCTGCTACCAAATTTTGAATTCTTGGAATGTGCTTTATCCTCCACTCCCCTGCTGAATGCAAAATACGAAGAGTTCTCCGGAGCACAGTAATCCCTGAGTCTTCCAATTCCATATTAGACAAGATCTCAGCAACTTCCAGATTATCTGTCATAATAATGAAACGTTTATAGCCCTTATTAAGAAGAATGAGGATCCCGTCAAGAATAGCCCAAACTTCAGCTTCGAAAGGGGAGCACATGCCAAGGAAACGGTTAAAACCCACTATCCAATTTCCATCATGGTCCTGAGCCACTCCTCCTGATGCAGCATGGCCAGAATCTCTTGCTACAGCTCCATCAGTGAATAAAAACACCCAATTGTCAGCTGAATTGTTTATCAAGGAATAGCCCGGCTTGCTCTTAGATTGATCTTCAGTATAGAAGGTGTAGTGACGGCCCCAACAACAAGAGACTTTTATCACTTCCGCTGCTGTCCAAGATATGTGCTGGAAAATGTATAGATTTCTATTCTTCCATATACGCCAAACGAGTAATCCAAAGAGGCAAGACCACGTGAGACCATAAACCTGCAATCTTTCATTAAAACAAAGGTTAAGGAAAAGCCAATCCTGAAAGGAAACGGAAAAAACCTTTGTTTTAACTGATCAGGAATCACAAGCCGCCACACTTCTTGCTGTTAATACTCCATACACATCTTAGATCGAATCGATTGGATAAGAATTGATTaagatattaattcaagaaaagtTTTAGACCAATTGAAATAAACCAATTCAATCAAATTCACacttaaattgattttaatattttttattaattactttttaattatttttaagtgaTCGATTATTATGAGTATTATTATcaatacaaaaagacttgaattcgAATACGCTGAAACgcattattttctaatttatgaGTTGAGAAGAAACTTTTAATTATGTTGCGATTAAAAATTCAAAACTGGAATAAATCAATTTATCGATTTGAAGAAACTAAATTGCGAGCACAGTGGGTGAGTGGTTGACAGGAAGCACAAGACCATCTATTCTCAA
The genomic region above belongs to Gossypium hirsutum isolate 1008001.06 chromosome D05, Gossypium_hirsutum_v2.1, whole genome shotgun sequence and contains:
- the LOC107906263 gene encoding LOW QUALITY PROTEIN: P-loop NTPase domain-containing protein LPA1 homolog 1 (The sequence of the model RefSeq protein was modified relative to this genomic sequence to represent the inferred CDS: inserted 1 base in 1 codon), with amino-acid sequence MGELAKVLYIVVVDEGEKRDKETSSFRYTRPVLQSTLQLMGCKARHAFKISRRVFELVRSEASYSSLLQQGSETLNSDGLRWNSEKEDAYSNFNDFQRAEAGSRLTSNEDDRNKGIPFELYKRRTSVVVKREAFLDVVCDALAEYKYVGPNQRADLVLACRIREKKESVTVLLCGTSGCGKSTLSALLGSRLGITTVISTDSIRHMMRSFVNEKENPLLWASTYHAGECLDPVAVTEAKAKKRAKKLAGISQSLSKSELADLTSAGKSDARPGESNSTGTELIGPRQMAVEGFKAQSEMVIDSLDRLITAWEERKESVVVEGVHLSLNFVMGLMKKHPSIIPFMIYITNEDKHLERFAVRAKYMTLDPAKNKYVKYIRNIRTIQDYLCKRADKHFVPKINNTNVDKSVAAIHATVFSCLRRREAGETLYDPITNTVTVIDEEYRNQCAANSLSSKGMFQLIHRSGSSRQLMALLNKDGSVAKAWSVESIDSNGRPISGHGTEGLSGMPLYGPLTISKAEPVNLQFGHYGISAWPSDGGTSHAGSVDESRFDGTDNGSRCQSSCCSSPRMSDGPSKELMEENSVFGSDEEVDDPPEVDSDEDFSDDGDKRDLEEVGSVDEGSTKSDEEYDDLAMQDVWDQAIHTREDQYNNNLNAYHKSGGEQLSEPLCYYHPSVLXEKDERGLSLGNVQTTKPSLGIPPLRNNNGSIISDPILSGAP
- the LOC107902738 gene encoding pentatricopeptide repeat-containing protein At2g28050; this translates as MTLQNFLNTLKTVKKSSASTLSPKHFQHLPDFISHFLKPSTPLDASALPSLTPTTFRDILSYPDLKASKCFRFFNFVANNQSLLSFKPHLQDHLILISRLLKARLFADAEAMLKTLSVDENLRYPFLVIASAVENCCFESKVTTKLFNFMLKVYSDNGNFSEASKTFDYMKDNGIKINERTCTVHLNTLKKADELGLVLDFFGQMVQSGLEISVYSLTCVIDGMCRNGDIKKAREIMEEMSGRGIKPNVITFNILIDSCVKRWDFEELDLVLGLMRKGGVGFNVETYKFLIDGYSSYRKIEAAERLVMEMHDKGLRVDTYLFNLMINGYCKLGAIESVLLLLGRMRDRGVKPNADTFCPIINWYSKVGGMEVAMKYVEEMQKMGFELDKVMYDMLIDRFCQNGMADEAFELRIDMERKGFQADIAVFNQMGEILCETYQTEKAKMLMNIMIKRGICPKMVSFTSAIS